The genomic window taaaattttaaaaaaattagttatagttttttaaaaataaaagtatattttgaaaaacaagtgtttagttaaaattattgtgaaattgattttttcatgcagaataaataaaaaacaaatcttcattaataaaaaaaacaagttattttaacttttttaaaatcaaaatttgaaacaCAGTTATGTAATTAGTGCAGtgcataaaaaaagttaattatacAGTTTTTTCCAGGTGCGGAGCCACTTGGGGCAAAAGGAGGCAGTtgctctttaattttatttttcaaaatattttttatattaaaatattaatataacatCCTATatattgcaaaaaaaagaaaaaaaaaagtagaaaataagaaataacatGGCTAGAGAAAGACCACAACTTAGGGGTTCATATCTCaacaatttttatctttttgttattttttttcttgacaactTCTTTGCATCTTCTTTCCGATAGgttggtctctctctctctctctttttatctttttctttcttgatttattcGTATTGATTggatatatatatcatattcattttttagaatttttagaaCTGTTGTGATTCTTGAATTCTTTTCCAATTCTCTAAATAACAAATTTAGTTgggggttattttattttttttcttctctttcaagaaagtttgagaattttttacttaaattttaatggatagctaacaaaaatcaaatttttagaacttatattttttagctaaaaGACTAAGTATTTACCAAACAAAAATTGTATGGatgacttgttattttttagacaCATACACAAGGTGCTTCAATATGTCCCGTTAGCATTTCAAAGATTACTTAATCACTTGTTATTTCATTACTTATTAATTAGGGACTGAAAAAAGTAATTTTCTAGTTTATAAACAGAATTCAATAacttatatatgaaaaaaaaattgattaatctcTATATTTTGCATAACATTGCTgccaattattaaaaaaaaaaatcatgtgaaaagTGATTTAAAGTGAATCATTCAATTCAATGGGTTCAAAGACAACTTAGATAACCggtaaaaacatttcatggtttttaaaaaaacttcaaggcaatatttttttaatattgagatgatgtCAGATTGGTTTGGCCTCGATCATTCTATGACATAAGCCATAAACTTCAATTAGTTTAGTAActtcgatatttttttttattttttttatttaattttatgatgagATTAGATACTTGTAAAATCGAGtatcaaccctaaaaaaaatatttatttaaaattgtgataaCCATGtagaaagtataaaaaaataaatcatgaattttatttcctaaccaattcaatattgaagaagaataaaaaaataattagaaaaattaaagaaccagaaactaaaaaacaaacatatcaaGTTTGATGGATAAACTCGTTAAACCCGTGAATCAGGTAACCCGGGTCAACATACCAAACCCGCAAACCAAGTAATGAACTCCATCGGGATTAATAACgtatttgttttctaaactattttttatttaactatatgataacaaaaatagacgatTATAAAATTGAGCGTCAAACCAatactaagattttttttaagactatgataacttcgtagaaagcaaaatgaaacaaattatggaactcaattcccaatcagcacaatatcaaatgatgaaatccaaaaaaaaagaaaagttaaactcGTTAGATTTGTCAACAGGTCCATGAactatctaaaatttaataacatgatttttttccgaaactatattttttaatatatgattaaaaaaataaacgataacacaatcaagttcaattagtaaaaaaaaatcaccactaAATTAGCGAACCGGGGCAACCAGGGTTCTCTCGCCAAACTTGCAAACCAATTCATTGACTCCGTATAGTTTaataacctgtttttttttcaaaataattttttatttaactaaactaaaaaaaaacatattacattGCAATGCCGTGATATTTTTATGATGCCAAccaatattaagatatttttttgatgacgtgataattatatagaaaacaaattaaaataaatcatcaactTTAAATTCCTATAAACACATAatataaagactaaattaaaaaaataaccaaagaaaaaaaagggttaaaatgaaaaaaaaaacaaacaacattataaattattattgtaatttatcatGCTAATAGGTGTAAGGAACAATGTTTTACCTACACCTTTTACTTTtatacttaataaaataaattatcaactctaaatttctataaatatatcataaataaataaattgaaaaataaataggtaagaaaaaaaaggagtcaaaatgaaaaaaaatacagtgaattactattataatggtgcaagtaaataataatttctacATATCTTGGTGTTTGACCATGcagcaaaaatattatttgcttaaaatttgattttttcagcttaaaaaaatattttaatgtttttaaattattttaatgtgataatataaaaataaattttaaaaaattaaaataatattattttaatatatttataaataaaaataatttaaaatataaattgtatcCCACTCAGAATTTGAACAGGCAGTTGAAGCAAACACACACTGAAAACTCTTCGCTGCTTCTGATCACTTTTCCATTTCCTTCAAGTAAAGATAGCCCTAGAAATCTTAACACCACCGACAAGACAAACGCCACCAAATCATCAGAACCTTAATCTCCTCAGCCTACTTGTAATCAGCTTCCTAACCCAGTCAACCATGGACGTTGATCCTCGTCACTACGAACAGATTGTAAGTAATTTTTAGTGTCATTATAATCTCAGATTACCACCCGTTCCTTTCTAGTTGCGTTACAATTTTACACTCAGCAATCACTGTTCCTTATGATCGAACCctaatttgtattttacattATTTGCCTTGCAATGTTGGGAATATATAGTCATGGGTATTACTGATGCTGATTAATCGAATTATTTGAAGCAACTGTtggtattaatattaattagggTTTCTGGGTTATTCTCAATTTTCTAATGTGTGGATGTGttgtttttacatgtatttACAGGGTATCAAAGATAATGATATCCACAATATTGTGCTATCCTATCTGGTGCATAATTGTTATAGAGAAACTCTGGAATCATTCGTGGATTGTACTGGGATGCCAGAACCTGCAGATTATATTGAGGAtatggagaaaagaaaaggtatgcAAATCTTTTCAGTTTTTGATAGAAAAGTGGGATTTGTAACTTTAAAGCATGACCACTTgcttttttcaatgttttcagTCACAATGCTTGTAGCTTTAAAGTTTTGAACTTCTTTAGTTACGAGATATGTAGGTCGAGCTTgttaaatttgttaatattcAAAGAAAAGGAATTTATGCAGTCTTTTTTGCGTGTGTTTTGGGGACTGGCTACCTAGCTCCAATTTGGTGTAAAAAGCACTATTTACCATGCTTAATTGCTGCACTTACCAGTTTCCATTGTAACTTCTTTTCATACATTCTTCTTTCTGGTGACGTTGGTTGTTTTCATGAAGATTATTGGAAGAATCGAGCAGATATTGCTTCGCTACTGCTATGCAAtgatatatattgtttaaaCATCAGTAGCGATAAACCATAGATCCTGTTCTTTTTACCACAGTAGTTTGCTTCTactttttcttggatataaatgATCTGACAATGATTTTCAGTTTTGTTCCTTTGCTGATCTCTGTTCTTTTTTATACTGGTGCTAATCGTAAGCTATTTGCTCAGGGATATTCTGTTGTGTCCTAGAGGGGAATGCACTAAAGGCCATTGAACTGACAGAACAAGTGGCCTGTGACTTATTGGAGAATAACAAGGACTTGCATTTTGATCTTTTGAGCCTTCATTTTGTTGAGCTTGTTTGTGCTAAGAAGTGGTAAGTAGTAGAAAAGCGTACTTCCAAGAATATCTTTCACTTATGTTAAATCCTTTTATGCTAATGGACAGCACTGAAGCTTTGGAATTTGCCCAAAACAAGTTGATGCCATTTGGGAAGGAGCAGAAGTTACTTGAAAAGCTTGAAGTATGTTCCTTCCTGAGTAAACCACTTTAAGCATAGCTACTGTTTTGAGTCTAATATTGTTGGAAAATGAAAAACCATTTCCTATTGCTGCAGGACTTTCTGTCTCTGCTTGCTTATGAGGAACCAGAAAAATCACCAATGTTTCATCTGCTTGGCTCGGAGTACCGGCAGCATGTTGCAGACAAACTAAACCGAGCCATTCTTGGTTTGTTCCTGCAGTTTTTTTCCTTGTTCCATGTTTTTTCAGAAGATTCCATACTAACAAATGTGCTTCTTGTTGATTTGATGATTCTTTCTATAATTATCGTTCACactcttctctatttatttgttgGTCCTGAATGATATCAGCCCACAGAAACTTGCCAAGCTATACAGCAGTGGAAAGACTGATACAACAGACGATAGTTGTAAGGCAAAGTTTAAATCAAGATCATGGTAAGGTAAGTCATGGTTAATGATTTTCCCCATTGAAACCGTTAGAGGCTGAGGATTTTAGCTAATTCTGCTGATATCTCAACTGTCCTTGAGTTTCTTCAtgactaattttttattggtatagTGATGCTTTACT from Populus trichocarpa isolate Nisqually-1 chromosome 5, P.trichocarpa_v4.1, whole genome shotgun sequence includes these protein-coding regions:
- the LOC7493934 gene encoding uncharacterized protein LOC7493934 isoform X2, with amino-acid sequence MDVDPRHYEQIGIKDNDIHNIVLSYLVHNCYRETLESFVDCTGMPEPADYIEDMEKRKGIFCCVLEGNALKAIELTEQVACDLLENNKDLHFDLLSLHFVELVCAKKCTEALEFAQNKLMPFGKEQKLLEKLEDFLSLLAYEEPEKSPMFHLLGSEYRQHVADKLNRAILAHRNLPSYTAVERLIQQTIVVRQSLNQDHGKYVFL
- the LOC7493934 gene encoding uncharacterized protein LOC7493934 isoform X1 gives rise to the protein MDVDPRHYEQIGIKDNDIHNIVLSYLVHNCYRETLESFVDCTGMPEPADYIEDMEKRKGIFCCVLEGNALKAIELTEQVACDLLENNKDLHFDLLSLHFVELVCAKKCTEALEFAQNKLMPFGKEQKLLEKLEDFLSLLAYEEPEKSPMFHLLGSEYRQHVADKLNRAILAHRNLPSYTAVERLIQQTIVVRQSLNQDHGKDEIPPFSLKDFLKG